Proteins co-encoded in one Deferribacterota bacterium genomic window:
- a CDS encoding HypC/HybG/HupF family hydrogenase formation chaperone codes for MCLAVPMRVVKVYNEYEAEVESLGVRQKISTELLDNIKEGDYVLIHAGCAIEILDIEAAKESLELWKELLANEENGDVWQ; via the coding sequence ATGTGCTTGGCAGTACCTATGAGAGTTGTTAAGGTTTATAATGAATATGAAGCTGAAGTTGAAAGCCTTGGTGTTCGTCAAAAAATCTCTACTGAGCTATTAGATAATATAAAGGAAGGAGACTATGTTTTGATACATGCAGGCTGTGCCATTGAGATTTTAGATATAGAGGCTGCTAAAGAAAGTTTAGAATTGTGGAAAGAATTGTTAGCTAATGAAGAAAATGGCGACGTGTGGCAATGA